A window from Felis catus isolate Fca126 chromosome B1, F.catus_Fca126_mat1.0, whole genome shotgun sequence encodes these proteins:
- the LOC105260280 gene encoding ubiquitin carboxyl-terminal hydrolase 17-like protein 6 has protein sequence METPSSHCREETQFRVFPNLKPCGSNTGGAEGHGGPTLPEKPSPSSHTPCDLPNGWAPTSTGLPPAKKPVSWRRPSVVGAGLQNLGNTCYANAALQCLTYTPPLASYMLSQEHSRSCGGQPFCVLCALQAHVTRALCRPGDVIRPPPKLLAAFHTHRQEDAHEFLMFTLDAMQQACLREDKPSEPQAQDATLIRQIFGGYWRSQIQCLHCQGVSSTLDPYLDISLDIGAAQSVSQALQHLVKPEQLDGENAYHGSTCLDKVPASKTLTLHTCSKVLMLVLKRFCHFTGSKLAKEVQYPERLDMQRYVSGQNGGSLTYALYAVLVHAGWNCHSGHYFCYIKAGNGQWYKMDDAKVTASDATSALSQHAYVLFYIQKSELERDRAREPGAGESTSLQADHAGTPAAQGGPETDPNIEVPQLEDHAEETPLPAITLDQWRFLQESHRPKSEFNLRKLEFALPPDAVLIHQSKCRDEMGKDHREPNIYRLNSSARDIPPQRATAITQVPCLTGRARATKRKNKKGQRSQEAVQGSHYRL, from the coding sequence ATGGAGACGCCCTCTTCCCACTGCCGAGAGGAGACTCAGTTCCGTGTCTTTCCCAACCTCAAACCTTGCGGATCAAATACGGGTGGTGCTGAAGGCCACGGAGGACCCACTCTGCCTGAGAAGCCGTCACCGTCATCGCACACACCCTGCGACCTGCCTAACGGTTGGGCTCCCACGTCGACAGGTCTGCCCCCCGCAAAGAAACCTGTGAGTTGGAGGAGACCTTCTGTGGTTGGGGCTGGCCTGCAGAACCTGGGCAACACGTGCTATGCGAACGCGGCCCTGCAGTGTCTGACGTACACACCACCCCTCGCCAGCTACATGCTGTCCCAGGAGCACTCCCGAAGCTGTGGGGGGCAGCCATTCTGCGTGCTGTGTGCTCTGCAGGCTCACGTGACCCGGGCCCTCTGCCGTCCGGGAGATGTGATCCGGCCTCCGCCAAAACTGCTCGCTGCCttccacacacacaggcaggaggATGCCCATGAGTTTCTGATGTTCACTCTGGATGCTATGCAGCAAGCGTGTTTGCGTGAGGACAAGCCTTCAGAGCCTCAGGCTCAGGACGCCACCCTCATCCGGCAAATCTTTGGGGGGTACTGGAGGTCTCAAATCCAGTGTCTCCACTGCCAGGGTGTCTCCAGCACTTTGGACCCTTACCTGGACATTAGCCTGGATATCGGGGCAGCTCAGAGTGTGAGCCAAGCTTTGCAACACTTGGTGAAGCCCGAACAGTTGGATGGTGAAAATGCCTATCATGGTAGTACTTGTCTCGACAAGGTACCTGCTTCCAAGACGTTGACTTTGCACACTTGCTCCAAGGTCCTGATGCTGGTATTGAAACGATTCTGCCATTTCACGGGCAGCAAACTGGCTAAGGAAGTGCAATATCCTGAGCGCCTTGACATGCAACGCTACGTGTCTGGGCAGAACGGGGGGTCGCTGACTTACGCGCTCTATGCCGTGCTGGTGCACGCGGGCTGGAATTGTCACAGCGGACATTACTTCTGTTACATCAAAGCTGGGAACGGCCAGTGGTACAAAATGGATGATGCGAAGGTGACCGCCAGTGATGCGACGTCTGCCCTGAGCCAACACGCCTATGTCCTCTTTTACATCCAGAAGAGTGAATTGGAAAGAGACCGTGCGAGGGAGCCAGGTGCTGGGGAATCCACATCCCTCCAGGCTGACCACGCAGGCACGCCTGCGGCCCAAGGGGGGCCTGAAACCGACCCCAACATCGAGGTGCCACAATTGGAGGATCACGCGGAAGAGACACCACTGCCAGCAATCACGTTAGACCAGTGGAGATTCCTCCAAGAAAGCCACCGTCCCAAGTCTGAATTCAACCTCAGGAAACTAGAATTTGCTCTTCCCCCCGACGCAGTCCTCATTCACCAGTCCAAATGCAGAGATGAGATGGGAAAGGATCACCGTGAACCAAACATCTACCGGCTCAACAGTTCAGCCAGGGACATCCCACCTCAGAGGGCAACGGCCATTACCCAAGTCCCTTGTCTCACCGGCAGAGCCAGAGCTACcaagaggaagaacaagaagggACAGAGGTCTCAGGAAGCAGTGCAGGGATCCCACTACAGGCTTTGA